One genomic segment of Methanolinea mesophila includes these proteins:
- a CDS encoding APC family permease — MGELKRTLGVWQAAAVSIGAIIGAGIFVLIGVASGLAGPAVILSFVIAGLAALFTALSAAELSSFITESGGSYIYTHHAFGRFWGFVVGWVQTADYVIGASAVSIGFAGYLIYILGIPPTTVALVIIGFLLPLILGVINLRGMREAAGMNSVMVFLKIIALIIFVGIGAWFIFMNGPSGTYTPFFPNGFSGMLHGAAIIFFAFVGFNTVTVIAEEVKDPVKNVPRALLIAFVVCAALYIGVSTVAIGLVDWSVLATSDAPLETALRVATQNPFVLAYVSIAALFATASVVMSSIFGGSRALFAMARQKLLPDQITRISKNGVPYISVIIVSVVMAAIVLVSGANLATLAQVFNFGTLLTFFFINLSLVKLRWDDPGAVRGFKVPAYPLTPVLGIISCALLLAYLSRYALIFGVIWIGIGILIFEGNLREFKKKVVAEFKKELHSEKRPERKP; from the coding sequence ATGGGAGAGCTGAAACGGACCCTCGGGGTCTGGCAGGCGGCTGCGGTCAGTATCGGTGCAATCATCGGGGCGGGGATCTTCGTCCTTATCGGGGTCGCATCGGGGCTTGCCGGCCCGGCGGTTATCCTGTCATTTGTTATCGCGGGGCTTGCCGCCCTTTTTACCGCGCTGAGTGCCGCCGAACTCTCCTCGTTCATCACCGAGTCCGGAGGTTCGTACATCTACACACACCATGCATTCGGAAGGTTCTGGGGTTTTGTTGTCGGGTGGGTGCAGACGGCGGACTACGTGATCGGAGCCAGTGCGGTCTCCATCGGATTTGCCGGGTACTTGATCTACATCCTGGGCATTCCCCCGACAACGGTCGCACTCGTCATCATCGGCTTCCTTTTACCCCTGATCCTGGGTGTAATAAATCTCCGGGGAATGCGCGAGGCGGCGGGGATGAACTCGGTCATGGTGTTTTTAAAGATTATCGCGCTGATAATCTTCGTGGGGATCGGTGCCTGGTTCATCTTCATGAACGGGCCATCGGGGACGTATACACCGTTCTTCCCCAACGGGTTTTCCGGGATGCTCCACGGGGCGGCCATCATATTTTTCGCCTTCGTGGGGTTCAACACCGTCACGGTGATCGCCGAGGAGGTGAAAGACCCGGTTAAGAATGTCCCCCGGGCGCTCCTCATCGCATTTGTGGTCTGTGCCGCGCTCTACATCGGCGTATCCACCGTGGCCATCGGGCTTGTCGACTGGTCCGTGCTCGCCACATCCGATGCACCTCTCGAGACGGCGCTGCGGGTGGCGACACAGAATCCCTTTGTTCTCGCGTACGTCTCGATTGCCGCCCTGTTCGCCACCGCTTCCGTGGTCATGTCGAGCATCTTCGGGGGATCGAGGGCGCTCTTCGCCATGGCCAGACAGAAACTCCTTCCCGACCAGATCACCAGGATCTCGAAGAACGGGGTCCCTTACATCTCCGTTATCATCGTATCGGTGGTCATGGCAGCGATCGTCCTCGTATCCGGGGCAAATCTTGCCACCCTCGCGCAGGTCTTTAATTTCGGGACGCTTCTTACCTTCTTCTTCATCAATCTCTCTCTCGTGAAGCTCAGATGGGACGACCCGGGGGCTGTCCGAGGGTTCAAAGTACCTGCCTACCCGCTGACGCCAGTGCTCGGGATAATTTCGTGTGCCCTCCTCCTCGCCTATCTGAGCCGTTACGCCCTCATCTTCGGGGTGATCTGGATCGGTATCGGGATCCTGATCTTCGAGGGGAACTTGAGGGAATTCAAGAAAAAAGTGGTGGCAGAGTTCAAGAAGGAATTACACTCCGAAAAGCGGCCGGAACGCAAGCCTTGA
- a CDS encoding PP2C family protein-serine/threonine phosphatase, with product MEFPILSSLLVLLQMMCVIIVVAYLLTRSKFFPEVLEGRLTIKVQLILILVFGALSVYGTLSGVEVMGAIVNVRDLGPMLAGLLGGPVVGVGAGLIGAAYRMSLGGFTMYSCSLSTVLAGFIGGLIWLAVGRKFAGFTIAVLFAVLMEGLHMLLTLAIARPFDEAVAVVSTVALPMILANAAGMAVFAFIIGNLQKERKTQAEHDVLLREMERKNTELAIAAEIQQSFLPKTVTQIEGYDIAAKSVMAKEVGGDFYDVIPFEVIPLGAGRLGVMIADVSGKGIPAALFMALSRIVVRVNAMRYPDSPAEAVRDANAIICNDSKSGMFVTMLYGLLDSETRTFTFVNAGHNPPLHYHAADGMFSELRATGIAAGLMDDAEYFQDFVHLAPGDLLVLYTDGITEAENPTLEMFGVPRLREVVLGSHDLPASDIIRDILSAVKAHAGSQPQSDDITLMVIRSL from the coding sequence ATGGAGTTCCCCATCCTGTCATCCCTTCTGGTCCTCCTCCAGATGATGTGCGTCATCATCGTCGTCGCCTATCTGCTCACCCGGAGCAAATTCTTTCCCGAAGTCCTTGAAGGGCGCCTGACGATAAAGGTCCAGCTCATCCTTATCCTCGTCTTCGGGGCGTTGTCCGTCTACGGCACCCTTAGCGGGGTCGAGGTCATGGGGGCCATCGTCAATGTCCGCGACCTCGGGCCGATGCTCGCCGGCCTGCTCGGGGGTCCGGTGGTAGGGGTGGGCGCCGGACTGATCGGGGCCGCATACCGGATGAGCCTCGGGGGGTTCACGATGTATTCCTGTTCGCTCTCAACCGTGCTTGCCGGTTTCATCGGGGGGCTCATCTGGCTCGCTGTCGGGAGGAAGTTTGCCGGGTTTACCATCGCGGTGCTCTTCGCCGTCCTGATGGAGGGGTTGCACATGCTCCTCACCCTTGCCATCGCCCGCCCGTTCGACGAGGCAGTGGCCGTGGTCTCGACCGTGGCCCTCCCCATGATCCTCGCGAATGCCGCGGGGATGGCGGTGTTCGCGTTCATCATCGGAAACCTCCAGAAAGAGCGGAAGACCCAGGCTGAACACGACGTCCTCCTTCGGGAGATGGAGCGGAAGAACACCGAACTCGCCATCGCCGCCGAGATCCAGCAGAGTTTCCTTCCAAAGACCGTCACCCAGATCGAAGGTTACGATATCGCCGCGAAGAGCGTAATGGCAAAGGAGGTCGGAGGGGATTTCTACGACGTGATCCCGTTCGAGGTGATCCCGCTCGGCGCAGGGAGGCTCGGGGTCATGATCGCCGATGTTTCTGGGAAAGGGATCCCCGCGGCCCTGTTCATGGCGCTCTCAAGGATCGTGGTCCGGGTCAATGCGATGCGATACCCGGATAGTCCTGCGGAGGCGGTCCGGGACGCGAACGCGATCATCTGCAACGACTCGAAATCGGGCATGTTCGTAACGATGCTCTACGGATTGCTGGACTCGGAAACCCGGACCTTTACCTTCGTGAATGCCGGCCATAATCCTCCGCTCCACTATCACGCCGCGGACGGCATGTTCTCCGAACTCAGGGCTACCGGGATTGCGGCCGGGCTCATGGACGATGCCGAGTATTTCCAGGACTTCGTACACCTGGCTCCCGGCGACCTTCTCGTCCTTTACACGGACGGGATTACCGAGGCGGAGAACCCGACGCTTGAGATGTTCGGGGTGCCCAGGCTCCGCGAGGTCGTCCTTGGATCCCACGATCTGCCTGCCTCCGACATCATCCGGGATATCCTCTCCGCAGTGAAGGCACATGCGGGCAGCCAGCCCCAGTCGGACGACATCACGCTCATGGTGATCCGGAGCCTCTGA
- a CDS encoding SpoIIE family protein phosphatase, translated as MAGQEREYLEMIIDFLPDATFVIDREGKVIAWNRAMAEMTGVSAEEVLGKGDFEYAIPFYGERKPMLANLVFLPDSEIGNRYHTVQRTGDTLVVDIYIPTFQGRGAYFWAKASPLYDPQGNITGAIETIRDITDRKRAEQDMEETRKRLAEIIDFLPDATFVIDREGKVIAWNRAMAEMTGVSAEEVLGKGDFEYAIPFYGERKPMLANLVFLPDSEIEKRYHSIQRIGDTLVVDIHIPAFQGRGAYFWAKASPLYDPQGNITGAIETIRDITDRKRAEQDMEETRKRLAEIIDFLPDATFVIDREGKAIAWNRAMAEMTGVSAEEVLGKGDFEYAIPFYGERKPMLANLVFLPDREIEKRYHSIQRIGDTLVVDIHIPAFQGRGAYFWAKASPLYDPQGNITGAIETIRDITDRRAMEERLARSNAELRIAAEIQQSFLPEVIPQVKGFDIAARSVMAREVGGDFFDVIPFEIIPLEKGTLGIMIADVAGKGVPAALFMALSRIVVRVIALWNRDPARVIRDANDVISKDSKGGMFVTLFYGTLSEKDRTLEYVNAGHNPPLVYRNGDGSLEMLMPTGIVMGAAEHQNYSSRTIEIGTGDVVVLYTDGITESINPGLEMFGDGRLKDLIRENARLSSTEILSKILASVEKFSRGEPQFDDITLMVIKGV; from the coding sequence ATGGCCGGACAAGAACGAGAATACCTCGAGATGATCATCGATTTCCTGCCCGACGCGACGTTTGTCATCGACCGTGAGGGAAAGGTGATCGCCTGGAACCGTGCGATGGCGGAGATGACCGGGGTCAGTGCCGAAGAGGTGCTCGGGAAAGGGGACTTCGAGTACGCGATCCCGTTCTACGGCGAGAGAAAACCAATGCTTGCGAACCTGGTATTCCTCCCCGACAGCGAGATCGGGAACCGGTACCACACGGTCCAGCGGACCGGGGACACGCTCGTGGTTGATATCTATATCCCGACATTCCAGGGCCGCGGCGCCTACTTCTGGGCGAAAGCAAGCCCGCTCTACGACCCGCAAGGGAACATCACCGGCGCGATTGAGACCATCCGGGACATCACCGACCGGAAACGTGCCGAGCAGGATATGGAGGAGACCCGGAAGCGCCTCGCGGAGATCATCGATTTCCTGCCTGACGCGACGTTTGTCATCGACCGTGAGGGAAAGGTGATCGCCTGGAACCGTGCGATGGCGGAGATGACCGGGGTCAGTGCCGAAGAGGTGCTCGGGAAAGGAGACTTCGAATACGCGATCCCGTTCTACGGTGAGAGAAAACCGATGCTCGCGAACCTGGTATTCCTCCCCGACAGCGAGATCGAGAAGCGGTATCATTCGATCCAGCGGATCGGAGACACGCTGGTGGTCGACATCCACATCCCGGCGTTCCAGGGCCGCGGCGCCTACTTCTGGGCGAAAGCGAGTCCGCTCTACGACCCGCAAGGGAACATCACCGGCGCGATTGAGACCATCCGGGACATCACCGACCGGAAACGTGCCGAGCAGGATATGGAGGAGACCCGGAAGCGCCTCGCGGAGATCATCGATTTCCTGCCTGACGCGACGTTTGTCATCGACCGTGAGGGAAAGGCGATCGCCTGGAACCGTGCGATGGCGGAGATGACCGGGGTCAGTGCCGAAGAGGTGCTCGGGAAAGGAGACTTCGAATACGCGATCCCGTTCTACGGTGAGAGAAAACCGATGCTCGCGAACCTGGTATTCCTCCCGGACCGCGAGATCGAGAAGCGGTACCACTCGATCCAGCGGATCGGAGACACGCTGGTGGTCGACATCCACATCCCGGCGTTCCAGGGCCGGGGAGCTTACTTCTGGGCGAAAGCAAGCCCGCTCTACGACCCGCAGGGGAACATCACCGGCGCGATTGAGACCATCCGGGACATCACCGACCGGAGGGCGATGGAGGAACGTCTCGCACGATCGAATGCAGAACTCCGCATTGCTGCGGAGATCCAGCAGAGTTTCCTTCCGGAGGTCATTCCCCAGGTAAAGGGGTTCGACATCGCGGCGCGAAGCGTGATGGCCAGGGAAGTCGGGGGCGATTTCTTCGACGTCATCCCGTTCGAAATCATCCCGCTCGAGAAAGGGACACTTGGCATCATGATCGCCGATGTTGCCGGAAAGGGTGTACCGGCAGCCCTGTTCATGGCGCTCTCAAGGATTGTCGTCCGGGTAATCGCCCTCTGGAACCGCGACCCTGCCAGGGTGATCCGGGATGCAAACGACGTAATATCGAAGGATTCGAAAGGCGGGATGTTTGTCACCCTCTTTTACGGAACGCTCTCGGAGAAGGACCGGACACTTGAGTACGTCAATGCGGGGCATAATCCCCCGCTGGTGTACCGGAACGGCGACGGATCGCTGGAAATGCTCATGCCGACCGGGATCGTCATGGGGGCTGCGGAACACCAGAACTACTCCTCCCGCACTATCGAGATCGGCACCGGTGATGTGGTGGTGCTCTATACCGACGGCATTACAGAATCGATCAACCCGGGTCTCGAGATGTTCGGCGATGGACGGCTGAAGGATCTCATCCGGGAGAATGCCCGCCTGAGCTCCACGGAGATTCTTTCAAAGATCCTTGCATCAGTGGAGAAGTTCTCCCGCGGCGAGCCCCAGTTCGACGATATCACCCTGATGGTGATAAAAGGAGTCTGA
- a CDS encoding cache domain-containing protein, translating to MNTRTLLFVLVLFLAGGILTAGCIQNPGPESPGPSTTPSLTPAPADGSGVTVTLATPEKMTTSADLIAFVERAAEYARTNGRENALAEFVNPNGSFALGDIAVFAYRYDGTVLADPSSPGLAGTNILDRTDSFGISYVKNMAETARFGKGIVSYTSPRPGYGSTPEPVLAVVEDVNGAYYVGARMYASEGNVYPSAVLNASAESPGVDGLVSYVKEAVAYARENGRDNALAEFNNPGGRFIRGELVIMALDFNGTSLASPPYASELAENRINLINYQDPNGVATIRGMRDLSRGEGGFLYSVAKVTVDNSTVYFPKINYVEPVDENWWLFSAIVDPAYSGVAAGDLSGVQVRTHSRMELYDLVNRVVDYAKANGKEKTLAVIDDPKGQFVNGDLFPWAESADGVLLADPFLKSDIGQSMIDYTDVYGMKTTRVGIDAMQNGSGFSLALFPDTSVNGTAQIPKLIYMKPVDDSWWIGSGIYGVVVE from the coding sequence ATGAATACGCGGACTCTTCTCTTCGTTCTTGTGCTGTTCCTTGCGGGGGGAATACTTACCGCCGGGTGCATCCAGAACCCCGGGCCGGAATCCCCCGGTCCGTCGACGACACCGTCTTTGACGCCGGCACCTGCGGACGGTTCCGGAGTCACGGTCACGCTCGCTACTCCTGAAAAAATGACCACCTCGGCCGACCTGATCGCCTTCGTCGAACGTGCGGCTGAATACGCCCGGACCAACGGGAGAGAGAATGCTCTCGCGGAGTTCGTCAACCCGAACGGGTCGTTTGCCCTCGGGGATATCGCCGTCTTCGCGTACAGGTACGACGGGACCGTGCTCGCTGATCCGTCATCGCCCGGTCTCGCAGGGACGAACATCCTGGACCGGACGGATTCGTTCGGGATATCGTACGTAAAGAACATGGCGGAGACCGCACGGTTCGGGAAAGGGATTGTCAGTTATACGTCCCCGCGCCCGGGATACGGATCCACGCCGGAGCCGGTACTCGCGGTGGTTGAGGACGTGAACGGGGCGTACTACGTAGGGGCCCGGATGTACGCGTCCGAAGGGAATGTCTACCCCTCGGCGGTGCTGAACGCGAGTGCCGAAAGTCCCGGCGTGGACGGCCTGGTGTCCTATGTAAAGGAAGCGGTCGCTTATGCCCGGGAGAACGGGAGAGACAACGCCCTCGCCGAGTTCAACAACCCGGGGGGCCGTTTCATCCGGGGTGAACTTGTCATAATGGCCCTTGACTTTAACGGCACGAGCCTGGCCAGCCCGCCGTATGCATCCGAATTGGCGGAGAACCGGATCAACCTGATCAATTACCAGGACCCGAACGGGGTCGCGACAATCCGGGGGATGCGCGACCTCTCGCGGGGAGAGGGAGGGTTCCTTTACTCGGTCGCGAAGGTCACCGTGGACAATAGCACGGTCTATTTCCCGAAGATCAATTATGTCGAACCGGTCGACGAGAACTGGTGGCTCTTCTCCGCGATCGTCGACCCCGCCTATTCGGGCGTGGCTGCCGGGGACCTCTCCGGCGTCCAGGTCCGGACCCATTCCAGGATGGAACTTTACGACCTGGTGAACCGGGTCGTCGATTATGCAAAGGCGAACGGGAAGGAAAAGACCCTCGCAGTGATCGACGACCCGAAAGGACAGTTCGTGAACGGGGACCTCTTTCCCTGGGCGGAATCGGCCGACGGGGTCCTCCTCGCCGACCCGTTCCTTAAATCGGATATCGGGCAGAGTATGATCGATTATACCGATGTGTACGGGATGAAGACCACCCGGGTGGGGATCGATGCAATGCAGAACGGGAGCGGATTTTCCCTGGCATTATTCCCGGACACCTCGGTGAACGGGACCGCCCAGATCCCGAAACTGATCTACATGAAGCCGGTCGACGACTCGTGGTGGATCGGGAGCGGGATATACGGCGTGGTCGTTGAATAA
- a CDS encoding outer membrane protein assembly factor BamB family protein, with protein MKPIWKITILIAVVAACIAIAGCTTTNSPGSGTPTATPTVGSGGQGADWPMTNYDPTMSRSSPQTIIGKNNVANLQVKWILNTNYPIEAPALIVGDTAYVTNNALQVIAVDLTTGLSKWKFDPEVYYTGTLLPRASSTHGMTYENGIIYTPTGPNGTIVALNAQTGQKLWESDPIGTGPAFREPAPPLIWNNIIMAGSALGDEPPFGVAQKGSVTGIDKTTGKTLWTTPLAVGEWVTTYPQASQNGGATSWTGGAVDTELGIAYLPVGNPSPDFFTVTRSPGPNKYSNSVVAVRFSDGKVLWDTPFVAENSVLNISTSALPDAHDYDCSWGTNLVTVDMGKGPQKVVIGHSKRGDVMAMDAATGTPLWWTNVVFTQNVDQNPTATGTDTVWPGPGAGCEAFTATDGKYVYVAGSSTPVRFYSQQPGFLSGTGALSEGGAIPVFDAIDNGYGNGTVTALDLKTGKVVWQYRSPNPTFVSPLVSNGVVYSGRLTDTGEPFPYSDFGGPRSTPQVVSGILIAFDSDTGKILWQYNLGAQASIGGPSIGNGYLLVGTGGIQAPNSGGYLIAFGLP; from the coding sequence ATGAAACCCATTTGGAAAATTACCATTCTCATAGCGGTGGTCGCGGCCTGCATCGCAATTGCCGGATGCACGACCACCAATTCACCGGGATCTGGAACCCCGACCGCGACTCCCACGGTGGGATCCGGGGGTCAGGGTGCGGACTGGCCGATGACGAACTATGATCCGACGATGTCGCGGAGCAGCCCCCAGACGATAATCGGAAAGAATAATGTCGCAAACCTGCAGGTGAAATGGATCCTCAACACCAATTACCCGATTGAAGCCCCTGCACTCATCGTCGGTGACACTGCCTATGTCACCAACAACGCCCTCCAGGTCATCGCCGTAGATCTCACGACCGGGCTTTCAAAGTGGAAGTTCGATCCGGAAGTCTATTACACCGGAACACTTCTTCCGCGGGCGTCATCCACTCACGGGATGACCTACGAGAACGGGATCATCTATACTCCGACCGGGCCGAACGGGACCATCGTCGCCCTGAACGCCCAGACCGGGCAGAAATTATGGGAATCCGACCCGATAGGCACCGGGCCCGCATTCCGGGAGCCAGCTCCACCGCTGATATGGAATAACATCATCATGGCAGGCTCGGCTCTCGGCGATGAACCGCCGTTCGGCGTTGCGCAGAAGGGTTCGGTGACCGGGATCGACAAGACTACCGGAAAGACCCTCTGGACCACCCCGCTTGCCGTCGGAGAATGGGTTACCACGTATCCTCAGGCGAGCCAGAACGGAGGAGCGACCTCATGGACCGGCGGGGCCGTAGACACGGAATTGGGCATTGCCTACCTTCCGGTCGGGAACCCTTCGCCTGACTTCTTTACGGTAACCCGATCACCCGGGCCGAACAAGTACTCGAACAGTGTAGTTGCGGTGAGATTCAGCGACGGGAAAGTCCTGTGGGATACTCCGTTCGTCGCGGAAAATTCGGTGCTGAACATCAGCACGTCGGCACTCCCGGACGCACACGACTATGACTGTTCCTGGGGGACCAACCTGGTGACCGTCGACATGGGCAAAGGACCGCAGAAAGTAGTGATCGGGCATTCGAAGAGAGGCGATGTCATGGCTATGGATGCTGCGACCGGAACTCCGCTCTGGTGGACAAACGTCGTCTTTACCCAGAATGTCGATCAGAACCCGACGGCAACCGGAACCGATACCGTCTGGCCGGGGCCGGGTGCCGGATGCGAGGCGTTCACTGCCACCGATGGGAAGTACGTATACGTCGCCGGCAGTAGCACACCGGTCAGGTTCTACAGCCAGCAGCCAGGCTTCCTCAGTGGTACAGGCGCACTCTCCGAGGGTGGCGCCATTCCGGTGTTCGATGCGATCGACAACGGATATGGAAACGGGACTGTCACTGCCCTCGACCTGAAGACCGGGAAGGTGGTCTGGCAGTACCGGTCGCCGAACCCCACATTTGTCTCCCCCCTGGTGTCGAACGGCGTGGTGTATTCCGGGCGGCTGACCGATACCGGCGAGCCCTTCCCCTATAGCGACTTCGGCGGGCCGAGGTCCACGCCGCAGGTGGTCTCCGGCATCCTGATTGCTTTCGACTCCGACACCGGCAAGATCCTCTGGCAGTACAACCTCGGCGCCCAGGCAAGTATCGGAGGGCCTTCAATCGGAAACGGTTACCTTCTGGTCGGGACCGGAGGAATCCAGGCACCGAACAGCGGGGGATACCTCATCGCCTTCGGGCTGCCGTAA
- a CDS encoding ester cyclase — protein sequence MSPEENKAVVRRFIEAYNARDLSVFDDLVVPDYADHTHNQVGREPFRQLFSLAFGAFPDWHEHIEEMIAEGDTVWVRVTATGTHTGAWSLSGVPIPPTGRKLAMEMVFIWRLENGRLAEGREVDDSTEFLRQLGLVDYTERGKKVFGAEG from the coding sequence ATGTCGCCGGAAGAGAACAAGGCGGTCGTCCGCAGGTTCATCGAAGCTTACAATGCCCGTGACCTGTCTGTGTTCGACGACCTGGTAGTACCGGACTATGCCGACCACACCCACAACCAGGTCGGCCGCGAACCGTTCAGGCAACTCTTCTCCCTCGCATTCGGGGCTTTTCCCGACTGGCACGAGCATATCGAAGAGATGATCGCAGAAGGAGACACGGTATGGGTCCGGGTCACTGCCACCGGGACCCACACGGGAGCGTGGAGCCTCTCCGGGGTCCCCATCCCCCCGACCGGAAGGAAACTTGCCATGGAGATGGTGTTTATCTGGCGGCTGGAGAACGGCAGGCTCGCGGAAGGGAGAGAGGTCGACGACTCTACGGAGTTCCTCCGGCAGCTCGGACTGGTCGACTATACGGAGAGGGGAAAAAAAGTCTTCGGAGCAGAAGGATAG
- a CDS encoding cupredoxin domain-containing protein, which translates to MRLTPMYVLLAVLMVGLLFAAGCTTTTPPTTPTPTATSTPSATSTPSETVTVATTIPPTTGTATMTMTIPPTTATAVPTTTAAPTGGSVTIDLIAKNIAFNTSTITVPACSAVTVIFDNQDSGVPHNFAVYTNSEALTPIFKGEIITGQKTITYTFTAPCTPGDYWFRCDVHPSIMFGTFKVT; encoded by the coding sequence ATGAGACTCACACCGATGTATGTTCTTCTGGCGGTCCTGATGGTTGGACTGCTGTTTGCAGCAGGGTGTACGACAACAACGCCCCCGACAACCCCGACACCTACCGCCACGTCTACCCCTTCCGCAACCTCCACCCCGTCTGAGACCGTCACGGTGGCAACGACCATTCCTCCGACCACCGGGACCGCGACCATGACCATGACAATCCCCCCGACCACCGCGACGGCGGTGCCGACCACGACCGCTGCTCCGACAGGCGGTTCGGTGACCATTGATCTGATCGCCAAGAATATTGCGTTTAATACGTCAACTATCACCGTCCCGGCCTGTTCAGCAGTAACGGTGATCTTTGATAACCAGGATTCAGGTGTTCCCCATAACTTTGCGGTCTACACGAACTCGGAGGCTTTAACCCCTATCTTCAAGGGCGAGATCATCACCGGGCAAAAAACCATCACTTATACCTTCACGGCTCCCTGTACCCCGGGCGACTACTGGTTCCGCTGCGATGTGCACCCAAGCATTATGTTCGGTACCTTTAAAGTGACCTGA
- a CDS encoding class I SAM-dependent methyltransferase, giving the protein MDFFNQAYKGRPPWDIGRPQKEFVDLVRDGEITGSVLDIGCGTGEHALFFAAKGHEVWGVDSAPLAIGKAKEKAAERGLSVHFLVHNALELASLGRRFDTATDSGLFHTLSDEDRPVFAENLAAVLVPGGKYFMLCFSDFEPPGYGPRRVSQGEIRETFRDGWTVNYIRPATFESRTREQGPKAWLSSITRLRGTGEE; this is encoded by the coding sequence ATGGATTTCTTCAACCAGGCATACAAGGGGAGACCGCCCTGGGACATAGGCCGCCCCCAGAAAGAGTTTGTTGATCTGGTCAGGGACGGGGAGATCACGGGGTCTGTCCTGGACATCGGGTGCGGGACCGGGGAACACGCCCTCTTCTTTGCAGCCAAAGGACACGAAGTCTGGGGGGTCGACTCCGCACCCCTGGCCATCGGGAAGGCGAAGGAAAAGGCGGCAGAGCGGGGACTCTCCGTGCATTTTCTGGTCCATAACGCACTTGAGCTCGCCTCACTCGGCAGACGGTTCGATACCGCCACGGACTCGGGGCTCTTTCACACCCTCTCCGACGAGGACCGGCCGGTATTCGCGGAGAACCTCGCCGCCGTCCTTGTCCCGGGCGGGAAGTATTTCATGCTCTGCTTCTCAGACTTCGAACCCCCCGGGTACGGGCCGAGGAGGGTCTCTCAGGGAGAGATACGGGAGACCTTCAGGGACGGATGGACCGTCAATTACATCCGGCCGGCGACCTTCGAGAGCCGCACCCGCGAACAGGGGCCGAAGGCATGGCTGTCGTCGATCACCCGGTTGCGGGGGACGGGAGAGGAATGA
- a CDS encoding protease inhibitor I42 family protein, translated as MKKFVAVTGILVICLAAMLVAGCTQAPTQPATPTATPTETSTPVATTAVPETTAPTVETPMVYNESADGSTITVPVDGKFVVVLAENPTTGYSWNVTVTSGLEITNDTYIAPETGLVGAGGSHQWDVKAIASGQQEFSGVYMQPWMNATGNETTFTLMVTVP; from the coding sequence ATGAAGAAATTTGTTGCCGTTACCGGCATTCTTGTCATTTGCCTTGCAGCCATGCTCGTGGCCGGGTGTACCCAGGCCCCCACGCAACCTGCCACTCCGACCGCGACTCCGACCGAAACGAGCACACCCGTGGCTACCACCGCGGTTCCCGAAACGACCGCCCCGACGGTCGAGACCCCAATGGTCTACAACGAGTCCGCCGACGGAAGCACTATCACTGTGCCTGTCGACGGGAAGTTCGTGGTCGTGCTCGCAGAGAACCCCACCACCGGGTATTCCTGGAACGTGACGGTCACCAGCGGGCTCGAGATCACGAACGACACGTACATCGCACCCGAGACAGGCCTTGTAGGAGCCGGCGGGAGCCATCAGTGGGATGTGAAGGCCATCGCCTCCGGGCAGCAGGAGTTCTCAGGCGTGTATATGCAGCCGTGGATGAACGCGACCGGGAACGAGACCACTTTTACCCTCATGGTCACCGTACCCTGA